Proteins encoded by one window of Cannabis sativa cultivar Pink pepper isolate KNU-18-1 chromosome 4, ASM2916894v1, whole genome shotgun sequence:
- the LOC115712473 gene encoding uncharacterized protein LOC115712473 isoform X1: MYHKNIGHPCLHCHPQSYIRMVQHLIERCMLLHMTRDQCIRALAHHASIGPLVTLTVWRELQKENREFFHAYYHSISPKPLTSQFKAKLSLSYNIAQAQGPPT; this comes from the exons atgtacCACAAAAATATTGGTCACCCTTGTTTGCATTGCCATCCCCAAAGCTATATTAGAATG GTTCAACATCTTATTGAGAGATGTATGCTGCTTCATATGACTCGTGACCAATGCATAAGAGCTTTAGCTCACCATGCAAGCATTGGACCTCTTGTTACACTTACTG TTTGGAGAGAACTTCAAAAGGAGAATAGGGAGTTCTTCCATGCATATTACCATTCTATTTCTCCCAAACCCTTGACAA GTCAGTTCAAGGCCAAGCTGTCTCTCTCTTATAATATAGCTCAGGCTCA
- the LOC115712473 gene encoding uncharacterized protein LOC115712473 isoform X2, whose amino-acid sequence MYHKNIGHPCLHCHPQSYIRMVQHLIERCMLLHMTRDQCIRALAHHASIGPLVTLTVWRELQKENREFFHAYYHSISPKPLTSRYIKRAPRFAKLKK is encoded by the exons atgtacCACAAAAATATTGGTCACCCTTGTTTGCATTGCCATCCCCAAAGCTATATTAGAATG GTTCAACATCTTATTGAGAGATGTATGCTGCTTCATATGACTCGTGACCAATGCATAAGAGCTTTAGCTCACCATGCAAGCATTGGACCTCTTGTTACACTTACTG TTTGGAGAGAACTTCAAAAGGAGAATAGGGAGTTCTTCCATGCATATTACCATTCTATTTCTCCCAAACCCTTGACAA gtAGATATATCAAAAGGGCACCAAGATTCGCAAAATTGAAAAAGTAG
- the LOC115712472 gene encoding axial regulator YABBY 4 gives MSTLNQLFNLSEQICYVQCGFCTTILLVSVPCSSLSMVVTVRCGHCTTLLSVNMMKASFVPLQLLASLSQTHHEQKEEVDLEEIEAQNAIDTCSPVVSSDNEEGDSVSVNQIVNKPPEKRQRAPSAYNSFIREEIKRLKAENPNMAHKEAFSAAAKNWAHFPPTQYIEDGESCNQKEEENNSTWDSHDVNNKVDEDGKVFFQKKGIKDISTYKYEKKNTTIVEGVDLI, from the exons ATGTCAACCTTAAACCAACTTTTCAATCTCTCTGAACAGATTTGTTATGTACAATGTGGTTTCTGCACCACTATTCTACTG gttagTGTTCCATGTAGTAGCTTATCAATGGTGGTGACAGTAAGATGTGGGCATTGCACAACTCTTCTCTCAGTCAATATGATGAAAGCCTCATTTGTTCCACTTCAACTCTTAGCTTCACTAAGCCAAACTCATCATGAG cAAAAAGAAGAGGTAGATTTAGAAGAAATAGAGGCACAAAATGCCATTGACACGTGCAGCCCTGTGGTTTCTTCTGACAATGAAGAAGGAGATAGTGTCTCTGTGAATCAAATTGTTAACAAAC ctcCTGAAAAAAGACAAAGAGCTCCCTCAGCATACAACAGCTTTATCAG AGAAGAGATTAAAAGGCTCAAAGCTGAAAATCCAAATATGGCTCATAAGGAAGCGTTTAGTGCAGCTGCTAAAAAT TGGGCTCATTTTCCTCCAACTCAGTACATAGAAGATGGAGAGAGCTGTAATCAGAAAGAGGAGGAGAATAATTCAACATGGGATTCTCATGATGTCAATAATAAG GTTGATGAAGATGGCAaagttttctttcaaaaaaaggGCATCAAAGATATCTCTACATAcaaatatgaaaagaaaaatacaaccaTTGTTGAAGGGGTTGATTTGATCTAA